The DNA region CGTGCTTGAGGTCGGCACTGCCATCCTCGTCGGGCGGGGTGCCCACAGCGATGAAGACCACTTCCGATTTGGCCACGGCACTGGCCGTATCGGTGCTGAAGCTCATCCGGCCATTGGCCACGACTCGCTCGAGCATCTCCTTCAGGCCGGGTTCGTAGATCGGAAGGCGGCCTTCGTTGAGGCCCTGGATCTTCTTCGCGTCCACGTCCACACAGATCACGTCATTGCCCACTTCGGCAAAACACACGCCAGCCACCAGGCCGACATATCCCGTTCCGACGACGGTCAGCTTCATTGCAGAACTCCTGGAAGGGCACTCCCATGTGCGTCCGCGCGTGCGCCGAGCATGGGTGTGAGACATTCATGAACCGGATGCGATGGCTTCCGGAAAACCCGCGCTGAACTTAGCGAAAGCCCGCAGATGTGCCAATTGACGCGCCTTGCCCACTGCCTGTCGCCGGCCCCGGGATGGGGTGGTTCCACCACCGACACGTGGCGCAGGCAAAAAAAATGGACGGCCCGGGGACCGTCCATGGGAATGGCGGAATCGATGCGCGTCAGGGGGTCTGCTGGGCTGCGGCATCCGGCAGCTCGCGCGTCGTGGAAACGGGCTGCAGGTCGTTCAGGTCCTGGGCCCGGCGCGTGGTGTCGGTGCTCACCGAATCGCGCGCGCTTTCGAAATCGCGGGAGGCCAGCACACCGGTCTCGGGTTGGGCCGGGTTGGCGGGCGCTTCGGCAATGCCGCTGGGGGCCGGTGTGCCCACCTGGGCGGAATTCCAGCTGCCCACCATGGCGAAGAGCATGACCGCGGCGGCACCACTGACCACCAGCAGGGCACCACGGCGCCAGAATGAACTGGGCGGCGTGACGACCTGACCTGCGGGCGCGGCCCCGGAGCTCTCCTCCGCAGCGATCACCGTCTGCAGGCGTGCCTTGAGGCGGGCTTCGAAACCTGCGGGAGCCGAATCGCCTCCGCTGCGCAGGCTGCTGCGGATGGCCACAGCCTCGCGATGTTCGGCCGCACAGAGAGGGTCCTGCAGCAGGCTTTCCATGCGGGTGTGGTGTTCGAAGCCGGAGCCTTCGGCAAGCCAGTCCCACAGGTGTTCGGAAAAGAATTGGTGATCGTTCATTTGCTAGTCCCCGACATAATCCCTGAGCATTTCCTTCAATCGTCCGCGGGCCCGATTGACACGGCTTTTGACCGTGCCCAACGGCACACCGAGCACTTGAACAATCTCCTCATATGAAAGTTCCTCGATTTCGCGCAGGATGATCACTTCGCGAAATTCGTCGGGCAGGTTGGCCATGGCTTCGCGCACAGCTTCAACGGTCATCTTGCCCGCCACCTCCTCGTCCACGGGACGCTTGCGGTCGGGCAGTTCGCGGGGCTTGTCCTCATCCCGGTCATTTTCCAGATCGGTCAGGGGCATCCGGTTCTGCTTGCGCATGTGCGAGCGAACCAGATTGGCCGCGATGGTGTAGATCCAGGTGGAAAAACGCGCGATGGTGCGATAACTCATGCGATGCACGTAGAGCCGCATGAAGGTTTCCTGCAGCAGGTCCTCGGCGGTCTGTCCGTTGCGCACCATGCGCATGATGAACGCATAGAGCCGGTCCTTGAACCGGGCCACCAGGACGTCGTAACACTCCATGTCTCCGGCCTGCAGCCGCAGCATGACCTCTTCGTCGCTGAGTTCCTTCATAGCCTGCATAGTTCCACAATCAGCTGGTTCAAACGGATTGAATTGGGAAGTGCGCTGCCACCCTTGAGGTCCCCGTCCGCATCACGCAGCAGACGGCAGGCCGCTGCCAGCGAGGAGGCGCTCCAGTGACGCAACTGCTGGAGATTCCGGTTGGCCACC from Candidatus Delongbacteria bacterium includes:
- a CDS encoding sigma-70 family RNA polymerase sigma factor — protein: MKELSDEEVMLRLQAGDMECYDVLVARFKDRLYAFIMRMVRNGQTAEDLLQETFMRLYVHRMSYRTIARFSTWIYTIAANLVRSHMRKQNRMPLTDLENDRDEDKPRELPDRKRPVDEEVAGKMTVEAVREAMANLPDEFREVIILREIEELSYEEIVQVLGVPLGTVKSRVNRARGRLKEMLRDYVGD